From a single Brassica oleracea var. oleracea cultivar TO1000 chromosome C5, BOL, whole genome shotgun sequence genomic region:
- the LOC106294636 gene encoding proline-rich antigen homolog encodes MEAIRFSNVSALLILLLLSLSLRATSKDQTVSCTMCTSCDNPCNPVPSSSPPPTPPSGGGSYYYSPPPPTPPSSGGGGSYYYPPPSTSGGGKYPPPYGDGGQSYYYPPASYGNYPTPPPPNPIVPYFPFYYHIPPPGDSGSDRLVSSFLFVLFSVLLCFG; translated from the coding sequence ATGGAAGCAATAAGATTCTCTAACGTGTCAGCTCTTCTTATACTGCTGCTACTGTCACTGTCTCTCCGTGCGACGTCAAAAGACCAAACTGTTTCATGCACAATGTGTACCTCTTGCGACAATCCATGTAACCCTGTTCCGTCTTCTTCTCCGCCACCTACTCCTCCGTCCGGCGGTGGCTCTTATTATTATTCTCCTCCTCCTCCTACTCCTCCGAGCTCCGGCGGCGGCGGCTCTTATTATTATCCTCCTCCTTCAACTTCCGGTGGTGGTAAATACCCTCCTCCGTACGGAGACGGTGGACAAAGTTACTATTATCCGCCTGCGTCTTACGGTAACTACCCGACGCCGCCTCCCCCGAATCCCATCGTTCCTTATTTTCCGTTTTACTATCACATTCCTCCTCCGGGAGATTCTGGATCGGATCGTTTAGTGAGTTCATTTCTCTTTGTTTTGTTCTCCGTCTTGCTTTGTTTTGGGTGA